In the genome of Firmicutes bacterium HGW-Firmicutes-1, one region contains:
- a CDS encoding virion core protein (lumpy skin disease virus) has protein sequence MGLIKAALHAASGTLSDQYKEFISCDSMSMDVLITKGQVKLFQGSTNKGNSNIITDGTRVAVADGQCLLIVEDGKIVEFSAESGEYIYNTGTSPSLLTGGMEGLKKSFTTLWNRIQAGGQQDHEQRVYYVNMKEIMGNKIGAGDIPFRDSEFNFTMKIRCYGEYSYKITDPLMFYSNVSGNVSQEFSRNNIDSQFKAEVQQALQPALGRVALKKIPYDQLTLFTKDIANELNQELTTDWVEKRGISVISFALASVTPDAESAKKIEQFQSSRVYTDTNMLGARIGEAQANAMENASQNEAGAMTGFLGMGFAQQAGGMNATNLFEMNQQKQSGAPQQHGASQQQEKPSWTCECGQSNTGKFCESCGKQSPSNITTSSDGWTCECGTMNKAKFCANCGTKKPLDSICETCGFVGDNPFKFCPECGAENKL, from the coding sequence ATGGGTTTAATAAAAGCAGCACTTCATGCAGCATCAGGTACGTTATCTGATCAATACAAAGAGTTTATATCTTGTGATTCCATGTCAATGGATGTATTAATTACAAAAGGTCAAGTTAAATTATTTCAGGGCAGCACAAATAAAGGCAATAGCAATATCATAACAGATGGTACACGCGTTGCAGTAGCAGATGGACAATGCCTTCTCATCGTTGAAGATGGAAAAATAGTCGAATTTTCCGCAGAGTCAGGTGAATACATTTACAACACGGGAACCTCTCCATCCTTATTGACGGGAGGAATGGAAGGTCTTAAGAAGAGTTTCACAACGCTTTGGAACAGAATTCAAGCTGGTGGACAACAAGATCATGAACAAAGAGTGTACTATGTAAATATGAAAGAGATTATGGGCAATAAAATTGGTGCAGGTGATATTCCTTTTAGAGACAGTGAATTTAATTTTACAATGAAAATTAGATGCTATGGTGAATATTCCTATAAAATAACCGATCCATTGATGTTCTATTCAAACGTTAGTGGTAATGTATCACAGGAATTTTCTCGCAATAATATTGATTCTCAATTTAAAGCGGAAGTTCAACAAGCACTTCAACCAGCGCTTGGAAGAGTTGCTTTAAAGAAAATACCATACGATCAACTTACGCTTTTTACAAAAGACATTGCCAACGAACTTAACCAAGAATTAACTACGGATTGGGTAGAAAAAAGAGGTATCTCGGTAATATCCTTTGCCCTCGCATCTGTTACACCTGATGCGGAAAGTGCAAAGAAGATTGAGCAATTCCAAAGCAGTCGAGTATATACGGACACAAACATGTTAGGCGCAAGAATCGGTGAAGCACAAGCCAATGCTATGGAAAATGCTTCTCAAAATGAAGCAGGTGCTATGACAGGCTTTCTGGGTATGGGATTTGCTCAACAAGCTGGAGGCATGAATGCAACAAATCTATTCGAAATGAATCAACAAAAACAATCAGGTGCGCCTCAACAACATGGCGCCTCTCAACAGCAAGAAAAGCCTAGTTGGACCTGTGAATGTGGTCAAAGCAATACAGGAAAGTTCTGTGAAAGTTGTGGCAAACAATCACCTTCAAATATAACCACATCCTCAGACGGATGGACTTGTGAATGTGGTACGATGAATAAAGCGAAATTTTGTGCAAACTGTGGAACAAAAAAACCACTTGATAGCATTTGTGAAACTTGTGGGTTTGTAGGAGACAATCCATTTAAATTCTGTCCGGAATGCGGTGCAGAAAACAAATTATAA